A window of the Cannabis sativa cultivar Pink pepper isolate KNU-18-1 chromosome X, ASM2916894v1, whole genome shotgun sequence genome harbors these coding sequences:
- the LOC115723387 gene encoding cullin-1: MDRKVIELDEGWTYMQKGITKLKRILEELPEPPFTGEEYMMLYTTIYNMCTQKPPHDYSQQLYDKYREAFEEYITTMVLPSLREKHDEFMLRELVKRWANHKVMVRWLSRFFFYLDRYFIARRSLPPLNEVGLACFRDLVYREVNSKARDAVVALIDKEREGEQIDRALLKNVLDIFVEIGMGHMESYELDFEGPMLLDSGAYYSRKASYWILEDSCPDYMLKAEECLKRERDRVSNYLHSNSEPKLVEKVQHELLVVYATQLLEKEHSGCRALLRDDKVEDLSRMYRLYHKIQKGLEPVANVFKQHITSEGTALVQQAEDACTNQAASGASAQEQVLVRKIIELHDKFMEYVNDCFLNHTLFHKALKEAFEVFCNKTVAGTSSAELLAAFCDNILKKGGSEKLSDEAIEDTLEKVVKLLAYISDKDLFAEFYRKKLARRLLFDRSASEEHEKCILTKLKQQCGGQFTSKMEGMVTDLTLARENQTNFEKHLKENPNVTPGIDLTVTVLTTGFWPSYKSFDLNLPAEMVKCVEVFKEFYELKTKHRKLTWIYSLGTCNINGKFEAKTIELIVSTYQAAALLLFNSADRLSYSEIMTQLNVNNDDLVRLLHSLSCAKYKILNKEPNTKIISPNDIFEFNYKFTDRMRRIKIPLPPMDERKKVIEDVDKDRRYAIDAAIVRIMKSRKVLGHQQLVLECVEQLGRMFKPDIKAIKKRIEDLITRDYLERDKDNANMFKYLA, from the exons ATGGATCGTAAAGTTATTGAGCTGGATGAAGGATGGACTTACATGCAAAAGGGGATTACAAAGCTGAAGAGAATTTTGGAAGAATTACCTGAACCTCCTTTCACTGGAGAGGAATACATGATGCTGTATAC TACCATCTACAACATGTGTACACAAAAGCCCCCGCATGATTATTCTCAACAGCTTTATGACAAATACCGAGAGGCGTTTGAAGAATATATTACGACAATG GTATTGCCCTCTCTTAGGGAAAAGCATGATGAGTTTATGCTGAGAGAACTTGTGAAACGCTGGGCAAATCATAAAGTTATGGTTAGGTGGCTTTCACGCTTCTTCTTTTACCTGGATCGATATTTCATTGCTCGTCGATCGCTTCCTCCACTCAATGAAGTTGGACTTGCCTGCTTCCGAGACTTA GTTTATAGAGAGGTAAATTCTAAGGCCAGAGATGCTGTGGTTGCTTTG ATTGACAAGGAGCGTGAGGGAGAGCAGATTGACAGAGCATTGCTGAAGAATGTTTTAGATATATTTGTTGAAATTGGAATGGGACATATGGAATCTTATGAACTGGATTTTGAGGGACCAATGCTACTGGACAGTGGTGCATATTATTCTCGTAAAGCCTCCTATTGGATTTTGGAGGATTCTTGTCCTGATTACATGTTGAAG GCCGAGGAATGcttgaaaagagagagagatagagtcTCTAATTACTTGCATTCGAACAGTGAGCCAAAGTTGGTGGAG AAAGTGCAACATGAGCTGTTGGTCGTTTATGCAACCCAATTACTTGAGAAGGAGCACTCTGGATGTCGTGCTCTGCTTCGAGATGATAAG GTTGAGGATCTTTCAAGGATGTACAGACTATACCATAAAATTCAGAAGGGGCTTGAACCAGTTGCCAATGTTTTCAAGCAG CATATTACCAGTGAAGGGACAGCACTAGTCCAACAGGCAGAAGATGCTTGCACTAACCAG gctgcAAGCGGTGCTAGTGCTCAGGAACAG GTCCTTGTCAGAAAAATCATTGAGCTGCATGACAAGTTTATGGAATATGTGAATGATTGTTTTCTTAACCATACTTTGTTTCACAAG GCTTTGAAAGAGGCTTTTGAGGTGTTCTGCAATAAAACTGTTGCTGGAACTTCAAGTGCAGAACTGCTTGCTGCTTTTTGTGATAATATCCTTAAGAAAGGTGGGAGCGAGAAGTTGAGTGATGAGGCTATCGAAGATACTCTAGAGAAG GTTGTCAAGTTACTTGCATATATTAGTGACAAAGACCTTTTTGCAGAATTTTATCG GAAGAAGCTTGCTCGTCGTCTACTTTTTGATAGGAGTGCCAGTGAGGAACATGAAAAATGTATTTTAACTAAGTTGAAACAGCAATGTGGCGGTCAGTTTACTTCCAAAATGGAGGGGATG GTCACTGATTTGACTTTAGCTCGTGAGAATCAGACCAACTTTGAGAAGCATCTAAAGGAAAACCCAAATGTAACTCCAGGGATTGATCTAACTGTCACTGTTCTTACCACTGGGTTCTGGCCAAGCTACAAATCTTTTGATTTAAACCTGCCTGCAGAGATG GTAAAATGTGTTGAGGTGTTCAAGGAATTCTATGAACTAAAAACAAAACATAGAAAACTAACGTGGATTTATTCTTTGGGCACTTGCAACATTAATGGGAAGTTTGAGGCTAAAACTATTGAACTGATTGTTTCAACGTATCAG GCTGCTGCACTACTTCTATTCAATTCGGCTGATAGGTTAAGCTATTCTGAGATAATGACTCAGCTAAATGTAAACAATGATGATTTGGTGAGATTACTGCATTCCTTGTCTTGTGCAAAGTACAAGATCCTCAACAAGGAGCCGAACACAAAGATTATTTCACCGAACGATATTTTTGAGTTCAACTATAAGTTCACAGACAGAATGAGGAGAATTAAG ATTCCTCTTCCGCCAATGGATGAGAGAAAGAAGGTGATTGAGGATGTGGACAAAGACAGACGGTATGCTATTGATGCTGCAATTGTGCGCATCATGAAAAGCCGGAAAGTTTTGGGTCATCAACAGCTGGTTCTGGAGTGCGTCGAGCAGCTGGGTCGTATGTTTAAG CCTGATATCAAAGCGATCAAGAAGCGAATTGAAGATCTCATCACACGGGACTATCTCGAGCGAGACAAAGATAATGCTAACATGTTTAAGTACTTGGCGTGA